From the Toxoplasma gondii ME49 chromosome VIIa, whole genome shotgun sequence genome, one window contains:
- a CDS encoding hypothetical protein (encoded by transcript TGME49_201180~Signal peptide predicted by SignalP 2.0 HMM (probability 0.927) with cleavage site probability 0.393 at residue 21~Predicted trans-membrane domain (TMHMM2.0):87-110:160-178): MMLLRLLILLLAVAATHWVTGNALYESALAQESPAVPVRALAAVEVTEEVSESTQDDADEESEPIFEAATSSSRSRVQERTRKNRKGAIALASVLAAVSILAFTATTLGYQMLYETESDAETEASTTAAAGASAATTKKTREAPTEVDDDARRARLLKKRLILTGAAITAAALLVAYQRLGARDTLTDDFSGTGKQGELLASFTSPGGPGTPESGVDMSGSQTVGPLADTRVAEHWQNVVLHALQEVKKLRNAAALVAGLSVVFYGLRRLARGDQRPRNENEIQSLLQQLEVATGGMLMAGNKLNYLKLVDVAGVVRDAAEEAGEDLLRYVVDQEIEEAERRVREVVDLWKKDAEKDATAFFSKLTELEAKLSTYRVQAAELEAARKPAEEILVATAETLQTTLKEAAGHASENLGLALSSVHSAVRSGLPVTSQDAVRILESKSILALVGGVLEDMKSMVEQLGSDVKPKADAHPRTLPLPAEQLIDPSSLTKAALEQPLAREFEYEGPGEPQESTLPLQHGVEQLPMPEGHPPPLSQEEEYGPPPQQPEIEYQPQPGLFEDGAYFFEDGGEQPATPEQQSPPQPLQEEMQVSEEGESPEVPQQATPTAPEATEEGLPGDATFSDEEEELELPEEHPVPQPGQGLMQVSEEGESPEVPQQATPTAPEATEEGLPGDATFSDEEEELELPEEHPVPQPGQGLMQVSEEGESPEVPQQGTPTAPEATEEGLPGDATFSDEEEEPPTPEQQPAVQSLQEEMQVSEEGESTEVPQQGTPTAPEATEEGLPGDATFSDEEDELESPEEHPVPQPGQGLMQVSEEGESPEVPQQGTPTAPEATEEGLPGDATFSDEEEEPPTPEQQPAVQSLQEEMQVSEEGESPEVPQQATPTAPEATAEGLPGDATFSDEEEELELPEEHPVPQPGQGLMQVSEEGESPEVPQQGTRTPPEATAEGLPGDATFSDEEEEPPTPEQQPAVQSLQEEMQVSEEGESPEVPQQGTPTAPEATAEGLPGDATFSDEEEEPPTPEQQPAVQSLQEEMQVSEEGESPEVPQQGTPTAPEATAEGLPGDATFSDEEEEPPTPEQQPAVQSLQEEMQVSEEGESPEVPQQGTPTAPEATEEGLPGDATFSDEEEEPPTPEQQPAVQSLQEEMQASEEEAKVVAQPVSPPADEEEDEWGDDAF, from the exons ATGATGCTCCTGCGACTCCTTATCCTTCTGCTCGCCGTCGCGGCGACGCACTGGGTAACTGGTAACGCTCTTTACGAATCTGCGCTGGCACAGGAGTCTCCAGCGGTGCCGGTCAGAGCACTCGCCGCTGTTGAAGTGACGGAAGAGGTCAGCGAGTCTACACAGGACGATGcggacgaagagagcgaaccGATTTTCGAGGCTGCGACGTCTAGTAGTCGAAGTCGCGTTCAGGAAAGGACCCGGAAGAACCGCAAGGGCGCTATCGCTTTAGCGTCGGTTCTCGCGGCAGTTTCCATTCTCGCATTCACTGCGACAACTCTGGGGTATCAGATGTTGTACGAGACCGAGTCCGATGCCGAAACTGAAGCGTCCACGACTGCCGCTGCGGGGGCTTCGGCTGCCACCACGAAAAAGACCCGTGAGGCACCCACTGAGGTCGACGACGACGCGAGACGCGCTCGGCTCTTAAAGAAGCGGTTAATCCTCACAGGTGCTGCTATCACTGCTGCCGCCCTCCTGGTCGCGTATCAGCGGCTCGGCGCTCGCGACACGTTGACTGACGATTTCTCCGGTACTGGGAAACAGGGGGAACTGCTTGCGTCGTTCACATCTCCGGGAGGTCCGGGTACGCCCGAGTCGGGTGTCGATATGTCCGGGTCTCAAACTGTCGGCCCGCTCGCTGACACCCGTGTGGCGGAGCACTGGCAGAATGTCGTGTTGCACGCTCTCCAAGAGGTTAAAAAGCTGCGTAACGCTGCAGCTCTGGTGGCTGGCTTGAGTGTAGTGTTTTACGGCCTGCGTCGGCTCGCCAGGGGCGACCAGAGACCGAGGAACGAGAATGAGATCCAGAGCCTACTTCAGCAGTTGGAAGTTGCCACTGGCGGCATGCTGATGGCCGGCAACAAACTCAACTACCTGAAGTTGGTGGATGTAGCTGGGGTGGTAAGGGATgctgcagaggaagcaggagaggatCTTTTGAGGTATGTCGTCGACCAAGAGATTGAAGAAGCCGAGCGACGGGTCAGGGAAGTCGTTGATTTATGGAAGAAGGACGCTGAGAAAGATGCAACTGCATTCTTCAGCAAACTCACCGAGCTTGAGGCAAAATTATCCACGTATAGGGTGCAGGCAGCAGAGCTTGAAGCAGCGCGTAAACCAGCTGAAGAGATACTGGTCGCAACGGCGGAGACCCTACAGACAACTCTGAAGGAGGCGGCAGGTCATGCGAGTGAGAACCTGGGACTCGCCCTCAGCTCTGTCCACTCTGCTGTGCGAAGTGGCTTACCCGTGACTTCTCAAGATGCTGTCCGTATTCTTGAGAGTAAGTCGATATTGGCTCTCGTGGGAGGTGTTTTGGAGGACATGAAATCTATGGTCGAGCAACTGGGAAGCGATGTCAAGCCAAAGGCAGACGCCCATCCGCGGACTTTACCGCTGCCAGCAGAACAGCTCATAGACCCCAGCAGCTTGACAAAGGCAGCTCTCGAACAGCCCTTGGCGAGGGAGTTTGAGTACGAGGGGCCTGGAGAGCCGCAGGAGAGCACACTCCCGTTGCAGCATGGGGTCGAGCAGCTTCCAATGCCCGAGGGGCATCCCCCGCCGCTGTCTCAAGAAGAGGAATATGGACCTCCACCGCAGCAGCCAGAAATAGAGTATCAGCCGCAGCCTGGACTGTTCGAAGACGGCGCCTACTTCTTTGAAGATGGTGGCGAACAGCCTGCAACGCCCGAGCAGCAGTCCCCGCCACAGCCTCTGCAGGAGGAGATGCAGGTgtctgaggaaggagaatcCCCAGAGGTACCGCAGCAGGCGACGCCAACGGCTCCGGAGGCGACGGAAGAAGGATTGCCGGGGGACGCCACATTCTCTGATGAGGAGGAGGAGCTTGAGTTGCCTGAGGAGCACCCCGTACCACAGCCTGGGCAAGGACTCATGCAGGTgtctgaggaaggagaatcCCCAGAGGTACCGCAGCAGGCGACGCCAACGGCTCCGGAGGCGACGGAAGAAGGATTGCCGGGGGACGCCACATTCTCTGATGAGGAGGAGGAGCTTGAGTTGCCTGAGGAGCACCCCGTACCACAGCCTGGGCAAGGACTCATGCAGGTgtctgaggaaggagaatcCCCAGAGGTACCGCAGCAGGGGACGCCAACGGCTCCGGAGGCGACGGAAGAAGGATTGCCGGGGGACGCCACATTCTCTGATGAGGAGGAGGAGCCTCCAACGCCCGAGCAGCAGCCCGCGGTACAGTCTCTGCAGGAGGAGATGCAGGTgtctgaggaaggagaatcCACAGAGGTACCGCAGCAGGGGACGCCAACGGCTCcggaggcgacagaagaaggattGCCGGGGGACGCCACATTCTCTGATGAGGAGGACGAGCTTGAGTCGCCTGAGGAGCACCCCGTACCACAGCCTGGGCAAGGACTCATGCAGGTGTCGGAGGAAGGAGAATCCCCAGAGGTACCGCAGCAGGGGACGCCAACGGCTCCGGAGGCGACGGAAGAAGGATTGCCGGGGGACGCCACATTCTCTGATGAGGAGGAGGAGCCTCCAACGCCCGAGCAGCAGCCCGCGGTACAGTCTCTGCAGGAGGAGATGCAG GTgtctgaggaaggagaatcCCCAGAGGTACCGCAGCAGGCGACGCCAACGGCTCCGGAGGCGACGGCAGAAGGATTGCCGGGGGACGCCACATTCTCTGATGAGGAGGAGGAGCTTGAGTTGCCTGAGGAGCACCCCGTACCACAGCCTGGGCAAGGACTCATGCAGGTgtctgaggaaggagaatcCCCAGAGGTACCGCAGCAGGGGACGCGAACGCCTCCGGAGGCGACGGCAGAAGGATTGCCGGGGGACGCCACATTCTCTGATGAGGAGGAGGAGCCTCCAACGCCCGAGCAGCAGCCCGCGGTACAGTCTCTGCAGGAGGAGATGCAGGTgtctgaggaaggagaatcCCCAGAGGTACCGCAGCAGGGGACGCCAACGGCTCCGGAGGCGACGGCAGAAGGATTGCCGGGGGACGCCACATTCTCTGATGAGGAGGAGGAGCCTCCAACGCCCGAGCAGCAGCCCGCGGTACAGTCTCTGCAGGAGGAGATGCAGGTgtctgaggaaggagaatcCCCAGAGGTACCGCAGCAGGGGACGCCAACGGCTCCGGAGGCGACGGCAGAAGGATTGCCGGGGGACGCCACATTCTCTGATGAGGAGGAGGAGCCTCCAACGCCCGAGCAGCAGCCCGCGGTACAGTCTCTGCAGGAGGAGATGCAGGTgtctgaggaaggagaatcCCCAGAGGTACCGCAGCAGGGGACGCCAACGGCTCCGGAGGCGACGGAAGAAGGATTGCCGGGGGACGCCACATTCTCTGATGAGGAGGAGGAGCCTCCAACGCCCGAGCAGCAGCCCGCGGTACAGTCTCTGCAGGAGGAGATGCAGGcgtctgaggaagaagccaaAGTGGTAGCGCAGCCAGTTAGCCCACCGGCtgacgaggaggaggatGAGTGGGGTGACGATGCATTCTAG
- a CDS encoding zinc finger (CCCH type) motif-containing protein (encoded by transcript TGME49_201200), giving the protein MSLPPVGPSGAASASFVPPVLPPSYPFSSFASPGLALSVQAHALLPLASSASAASAPRRRRKRKILQDFLGSTSSRPASSRVSALSPSSASPAPASVTDQRFQFSFEPSLEQQKQEEGRLLNEQGISRADCVSGRQWGKHTVVCRHWWKGMCMKGEFCDFLHQLIYHRMPACRNQLCCPDTRRGCCPFRHEDGGPAGAPKAVPGAPAAGDGHGSVAGGQEGEEAANVYGASLPDFTSTDYVSGGAGASGNQQECVNYFLGFCKHGPKCRRKHTAKNRRDIPPILPTWFLDQILANPQVFPTELDAESEEQLAEVIGRCRQLSQASRGSVPAPPVSSHANLSSFSSVSSCGNLSRGGLEASRGVSRSESQAGAGKDGSAFRGPFPSSMAGAGASSACFSSGAFSTAGSQREGIGSLSSATLLAPSTTCVVPLLVDPFGHVASPQSTKRFFIIKSNRMSNIYTSIQHGVWATSKGNSRKLSNAFTSTDHVLLLFSANESGGFQGFGRMMSLPDPQLFPGIWGPVQLRLGSNFRVMWLKQCKIEFEELGKVTNPWNDDLPLRKSRDGTEVPPALGSLLCTWMSQRPSEDLLAGTGIDPATRIDHSAFFAMLLQNKLLSVPPSGTVEGTLQPTAPIDLRHCEPS; this is encoded by the exons ATGTCTCTCCCCCCCGTCGGTCCCAGCGGGgccgcgtctgcttcctttgtTCCACCAGTTCTTCCTCCGAGCTATCCATTCAgctccttcgcttcgcctggcctcgccctctctgtgcaggcgcacgcgcttctgccgctcgcctcttcagcttccgCCGCGTCGGCGCcccgaagacgaaggaagcggAAAATACTGCAGGACTTTCTCGGTTCCACGAGTTCGCggcctgcgtcttctcgggtctctgcgctctctccgtcttctgcgtctccggcGCCCGCCTCGGTCACTGACCAGAGGTTCCAGTTTTCTTTCGAGCCTTCTCTGGAGCAGCAAAAGCAAGAGGAGGGTCGCCTGCTGAACGAGCAGGGCATCTCCAGGGCCGACTGCGTGAGCGGACGCCAGTGGGGAAAACACACAGTTGTCTGCAGACACTGGTGGAAAGGCATGTGCATGAAGGGCGAATTCTGCGACTTTCTTCACCAACTGATCTACCACCGGATGCCCGCATGCCGCAATCAACTGTGCTGTCCAGACACCAGACG aggcTGCTGTCCCTTCCGCCACGAAGACGGTGGCCCAGCCGGTGCGCCCAAGGCCGTTCCCGGCGCGCCGGCGGCCGGCGACGGCCATGGCTCTGTCGCGGGAGGGCAggagggcgaggaggcggcgaacgTGTACGGGGCGTCGCTGCCAGACTTCACTTCCACGGATTATGTGTCTGGAGGCGCAGGGGCGAGTGGCAATCAGCAAGAGTGTGTGAACTACTTTCTGGGCTTCTGCAAACACGGACCCAAGTGCCGCCGCAAGCACACAGCGAAAAACCGAAGAGACATCCCGCCGATTCTCCCCACATGGTTCCTCGATCAGATTCTGGCGAATCCG CAAGTGTTTCCGACGGAACTGGACGCCGAGAGTGAAGAGCAGCTGGCTGAGGTGATCGGTCGCTGTCGGCAGCTTTCTCAGGCGTCTCGGGGCTCTGTCCCAGCACCGCCAGTGTCTTCGCACGCGAATCTCTCGTCGTTttcatctgtttcttcgtgcGGGAATCTGTCGCGTGGAGGGCTGGAGGCCTCTCGCGGCGTGTCGAGGAGTGAGAGCCAAGCTGGCGCCGGGAAGGATGGGTCGGCCTTTCGCGGTCCGTTTCCCTCCTCGATGGCAGGTGCAGGGGCTTCTTCggcttgcttctcctccggcGCGTTCTCCACGGCTGGGTCTCAGAGAGAGGGCATcgggtctctctcttcggcgacgcttctcgcgccttcGACGACCTGCGTGGTGCCGCTCCTCGTTGATCCGTTCGGCCATGTCGCCTCACCGCAGAGCACCAAGCGCTTCTTCATCATCAAGAGCAACCGGATGAGCAACATCTACACGTCGATACAGCACGGCGTGTGGGCTACGAGCAAGGGCAACTCGCGGAAGCTCAGCAACGCCTTCACCTCCACGGACCATGtcctcctgctcttctccgcgAACGAAAGCGGAGGCTTCCAGGGTTTCGGCCGCATGATGAGTCTCCCCGATCCCCAACTCTTCCCGGGCATCTGGGGCCCTGTACAGCTCCGCCTCGGATCCAACTTCCGGGTCATGTGGCTCAAACAGTGCAAGATCGAGTTCGAAGAACTTGGGAAAGTCACCAACCCCTGGAATGACGACTTGCCGCttcgaaaaagcagagatgGAACG GAAGTGCCACCGGCTTTAgggtctctcctctgcacaTGGATGTCCCAGAGACCGTCTGAGGATTTGCTAGCAGGCACTGGGATCGATCCAGCAACCCGCATCGACCActcggccttcttcgcgaTGCTCCTTCAGAACAAGTTACTGTCTGTCCCTCCCTCGGGAACCGTTGAGGGCACACTGCAGCCGACAGCACCCATCGACTTGCGCCACTGTGAACCGTCGTAG
- a CDS encoding hypothetical protein (encoded by transcript TGME49_201190): MHVRRVLRQGWRRGSGEGIVSVLVAFRNRDASGHFSSLPLSRVLCLVTSLAQNKLTRGTTQKTLATTLSAHSLHDARNETNQSCTDNTEAPYAGADGTIANAETQAKEHKKLIIPLSAK, encoded by the coding sequence ATGCATGTTCGTCGTGTGTTGCGTCAAGGGTGGAGGAGGGGGAGTGGCGAGGGAATAGTCTCCGTCTTAGTGGCTTTTCGGAACCGTGACGCATCTGGccacttttcttctttgccgcTCTCGCGGGTTCTGTGTCTGGTCACATCTCTCGCACAAAACAAACTGACACGTGGTACCACCCAGAAAACTCTAGCAACAACGCTTTCTGCGCATTCGCTGCATGACGCGCGAAACGAGACCAATCAATCTTGCACGGATAATACTGAGGCGCCATACGCTGGGGCAGACGGCACGATCGCCAACGCCGAAACACAAGCGAAAGAGCACAAAAAACTGATCATCCCATTATCCGCAAAGTAA